From the Thermus thermamylovorans genome, one window contains:
- a CDS encoding GntR family transcriptional regulator — MRRRVNVLTSVGGAVDRSLLADQAYEAIRKEILNGSYPPGAWLRIEPLAQKLGVSIVPVREALTRLVGDGLLEKFPHVGFRVKVFTKEEIVEVYELRCALEKYAAGLAARRILPEEIRALEELHKAMVSLAQSRNGLVKFHEYNQEFHSRLIRAAKNKYLEKMALEIALKVEFLVGRAAHIPGRIQQALGEHQAILEAVKEGNVDQSQVLMEEHLIRALEDLLSWWEEQRGDSGGE; from the coding sequence ATGCGGCGTCGGGTGAATGTGCTTACCAGTGTAGGCGGAGCGGTCGATCGTTCTTTGTTGGCGGATCAGGCCTATGAGGCTATACGGAAGGAGATCCTAAACGGGTCCTATCCTCCCGGAGCTTGGTTGCGGATTGAACCGCTGGCCCAAAAGCTAGGTGTGAGTATTGTGCCAGTCAGAGAAGCCCTTACCCGGCTTGTAGGAGATGGCCTTTTAGAGAAGTTCCCTCATGTTGGGTTTAGGGTAAAAGTCTTTACCAAGGAGGAGATCGTTGAGGTCTACGAACTGAGGTGTGCATTGGAAAAGTACGCGGCTGGGTTAGCTGCCCGGCGCATTCTGCCAGAGGAGATCAGGGCCCTTGAGGAGCTGCACAAAGCTATGGTCAGCCTTGCGCAGAGCCGGAATGGTTTGGTTAAGTTTCATGAATACAACCAGGAGTTTCATTCTAGGCTTATCCGTGCGGCGAAAAACAAGTATCTAGAGAAGATGGCTCTGGAGATCGCCCTAAAAGTGGAGTTCTTAGTGGGGCGAGCGGCTCACATCCCCGGGCGGATACAGCAAGCTTTGGGGGAACACCAAGCGATCCTAGAGGCAGTGAAGGAGGGCAATGTAGATCAAAGCCAAGTTTTGATGGAGGAGCATCTGATCCGTGCTCTTGAAGACTTGCTTTCCTGGTGGGAGGAGCAGAGGGGTGATTCGGGGGGTGAATAG
- a CDS encoding zinc-dependent alcohol dehydrogenase, protein MRAWVLGGPWELVPTEKPVPMPGSAEVLIKIQAVAICGTDLEILEKGLPAQVDNELPFHKGLVIGHEYVGTVVSLGPDVDEFQVGDRVAVEVHAGCGRCERCRQGMYTSCLNYSRREKGHRANGLTTDGGFAEYVVNHVNTVHKIPEHIPWDEATLIVTAGTAMYAIDVLGGLVAGDTLVVVGPGPIGLMAVACAKALGARVILTGTRDNRLELGRSLGADYVINVKRQPDVVEEVRRLTNGFGADLVIECSGAPNAVNEGLWMLKRGGRICLAAFSHEPPVVDTAYMVRNNIYMYGIRGEGQMAVRRAIGLVEQGRLNLKPLVTHRFRLDDLPQAIRTARERAGDAIKVVVLP, encoded by the coding sequence ATGAGGGCATGGGTGCTCGGCGGTCCGTGGGAGCTGGTTCCTACAGAGAAGCCTGTTCCAATGCCGGGTTCGGCTGAGGTCCTGATCAAGATCCAGGCGGTGGCAATTTGTGGCACCGACCTGGAGATCTTGGAGAAGGGTTTGCCGGCGCAGGTGGACAATGAACTTCCCTTCCACAAGGGCCTTGTTATTGGTCATGAGTACGTGGGAACCGTGGTTTCTTTGGGGCCTGATGTGGATGAGTTCCAAGTGGGAGACCGCGTGGCTGTCGAAGTGCATGCCGGCTGTGGGCGCTGTGAGCGTTGTCGACAGGGCATGTATACGTCCTGCCTGAACTATAGCCGCAGAGAAAAGGGACACCGTGCCAATGGACTGACGACTGATGGTGGGTTCGCAGAGTATGTGGTAAACCACGTCAATACTGTTCACAAAATCCCGGAGCATATCCCATGGGACGAGGCCACCTTAATTGTTACCGCTGGCACTGCTATGTACGCTATAGATGTCCTTGGGGGGTTGGTAGCTGGCGATACGCTAGTGGTCGTTGGCCCGGGGCCAATAGGCCTAATGGCTGTGGCCTGCGCAAAGGCTCTTGGAGCGCGCGTAATCCTTACAGGAACCAGAGATAATCGCTTGGAATTAGGGCGAAGCTTGGGTGCTGATTACGTGATTAACGTTAAAAGGCAACCTGATGTGGTAGAGGAGGTGCGGAGACTGACAAACGGTTTTGGAGCTGATCTTGTAATAGAGTGCTCTGGTGCACCCAACGCGGTGAACGAGGGCCTTTGGATGCTCAAAAGGGGGGGCAGAATTTGCCTTGCGGCCTTTAGTCACGAACCGCCCGTTGTGGACACCGCATATATGGTGCGCAACAACATTTACATGTACGGCATTCGTGGCGAGGGGCAAATGGCGGTGCGCAGGGCCATTGGTTTGGTAGAGCAGGGAAGGCTTAATCTGAAGCCTTTGGTAACCCACCGTTTTCGCTTAGACGACTTGCCGCAGGCGATACGCACAGCCAGAGAGAGGGCAGGAGACGCCATCAAGGTTGTGGTGCTTCCCTAG
- a CDS encoding CBS domain-containing protein, with the protein MTVFQILLRKGMYVHSVPPDTKVRQALERMISLDIGALLVTQGGRLLGIFSEKGFARGVMCGSSGCFLDRPVADVMEWSVFTINPKQTVLDAMTLMTEKRVRHLPVLDDKGHVIGVLSIGDVVNALLKEQAFLIQQLEAYIRGDS; encoded by the coding sequence ATGACAGTGTTCCAGATCCTTCTGAGAAAAGGAATGTACGTCCATTCCGTACCACCTGACACCAAGGTAAGACAAGCTTTAGAGAGGATGATCTCTCTAGATATAGGGGCCCTTTTGGTAACGCAAGGAGGACGGCTCCTGGGTATCTTCTCGGAGAAGGGTTTTGCACGGGGTGTGATGTGTGGGAGCTCGGGTTGTTTTTTAGACAGACCGGTTGCTGATGTAATGGAATGGTCAGTTTTCACGATAAATCCCAAACAGACCGTTTTGGATGCCATGACTTTAATGACGGAGAAAAGGGTGCGGCACCTGCCTGTGCTAGACGATAAAGGCCATGTGATAGGTGTTCTCTCCATTGGCGACGTTGTAAATGCCCTTCTAAAGGAACAGGCCTTTTTGATCCAACAGCTGGAAGCATACATCCGAGGGGATAGTTAG